A portion of the Micromonospora vinacea genome contains these proteins:
- a CDS encoding DUF2267 domain-containing protein → MADAMISAFESSLDKTNLILKDIENAYGWPKERRNQSYAALRTVLHLLRDRLPVDESVEFAQQLPVLVRGIYFDGWVPSDVPIKLNRDDFLYEVRQGFPYDAEGGPERVTQVVLDTLRRHVTQGEWQDVKDTMPKDLATMMP, encoded by the coding sequence ATGGCTGACGCGATGATCTCAGCGTTCGAGTCCTCGCTGGACAAGACGAACCTCATTCTCAAGGACATCGAGAACGCCTACGGCTGGCCGAAGGAACGGCGCAACCAGTCGTACGCGGCGCTGCGCACGGTCCTGCACCTGCTGCGCGACCGGCTGCCGGTGGACGAGAGCGTGGAGTTCGCCCAGCAGTTGCCGGTGCTGGTGCGGGGGATCTACTTCGACGGCTGGGTGCCGTCCGACGTGCCGATCAAGCTCAACCGTGACGACTTCCTCTACGAGGTCCGGCAGGGCTTCCCGTACGACGCGGAGGGTGGCCCGGAGCGGGTGACGCAGGTGGTGCTGGACACGCTGCGCCGCCATGTCACCCAGGGCGAGTGGCAGGACGTGAAGGACACCATGCCGAAGGACCTCG